From one Cucurbita pepo subsp. pepo cultivar mu-cu-16 chromosome LG17, ASM280686v2, whole genome shotgun sequence genomic stretch:
- the LOC111779323 gene encoding nuclear transcription factor Y subunit A-4-like isoform X1: MFFPLGWQNKFQTMPSKPGIVEQEAADGAKYLLQSTKYSEPWWHGVGNNTITDEDATKTSSAEYLNVTVTSAAMLSQANDENTGQEVQHLKYIPFSTSPPVGERLDPNSQMELVGHSIVLTSYPFSDAQCCQMLTSYGPQTTLPHFYGLHHARMPLPLEMEAEPVYVNAKQYHGILRRRQSRAKAELEKKVIKSRKPYLHESRHLHAMRRARGSGGRFLNTKKPNSVISNKTMEEDINSSINHVSEPVSEGRSNYMVANENGMKDTLDDQQKEDKEFMPQNMQITHAFFNGGKSNGHGLSTYNSKLADESIQVNAAPQRAIPIK; encoded by the exons atgtTCTTCCCTTTGGGGTGGCAGAACAAGTTTCAAACAATGCCCTCAAAACCAGGAATTGTAGAACAAGAAGCTGCTGATGGGGCGAAGTATTTGCTGCAATCAACCAAATACTCTGAGCCTTGGTGGCATGGCGTTGGGAACAATACCATCACTGATGAAGATGCTACCAAAACGTCTTCTGCTGAATACCTGAACGTTACTGTTACCAGTGCAGCTATGCTTTCACAAGCAAATG ATGAAAATACTGGGCAAGAAGTTCAGCATCTCAAGTACATTCCATTTTCGACATCCCCACCCGTGGGCGAACGCCTAGATCCAAATTCCCAGATGGAACTTGTTGGCCACTCGATT GTTTTGACATCATATCCTTTTTCAGATGCACAATGTTGTCAAATGCTGACTTCATATGGACCACAAACAACG TTACCTCATTTTTATGGACTTCACCATGCTAGGATGCCATTACCCCTTGAAATGGAAGCAGAGCCTGTTTATGTGAACGCAAAGCAGTATCATGGTATCCTGAGGAGAAGACAGTCGCGTGCCAAAGCTGAGCTTGAGAAGAAAGTGATAAAAAGTAGAAAG CCATATCTTCATGAATCCAGACATCTCCATGCTATGAGACGAGCAAGAGGCAGCGGAGGACGTTTCCTGAATACCAAAAAGCCGAACAGTGTTATTTCCAACAAAACTATGGAGGAAGACATCAATTCTAGTATCAACCATGTATCAGAACCTGTCAGTGAGGGTAGATCAAATTACATGGTGGCtaatgaaaatggaatgaAGGATACACTTGATGATCAACAAAAGGAGGACAAAGAGTTCATGCCTCAAAATATGCAGATAACACACGCTTTCTTCAATGGTGGAAAGTCGAATGGCCATGGTTTATCCACATACAATTCAAAACTTGCTGATGAAAGCATACAGGTGAATGCGGCTCCACAGAGGGCCATCCCCATCAAGTGA
- the LOC111779323 gene encoding nuclear transcription factor Y subunit A-4-like isoform X2, protein MPSKPGIVEQEAADGAKYLLQSTKYSEPWWHGVGNNTITDEDATKTSSAEYLNVTVTSAAMLSQANDENTGQEVQHLKYIPFSTSPPVGERLDPNSQMELVGHSIVLTSYPFSDAQCCQMLTSYGPQTTLPHFYGLHHARMPLPLEMEAEPVYVNAKQYHGILRRRQSRAKAELEKKVIKSRKPYLHESRHLHAMRRARGSGGRFLNTKKPNSVISNKTMEEDINSSINHVSEPVSEGRSNYMVANENGMKDTLDDQQKEDKEFMPQNMQITHAFFNGGKSNGHGLSTYNSKLADESIQVNAAPQRAIPIK, encoded by the exons ATGCCCTCAAAACCAGGAATTGTAGAACAAGAAGCTGCTGATGGGGCGAAGTATTTGCTGCAATCAACCAAATACTCTGAGCCTTGGTGGCATGGCGTTGGGAACAATACCATCACTGATGAAGATGCTACCAAAACGTCTTCTGCTGAATACCTGAACGTTACTGTTACCAGTGCAGCTATGCTTTCACAAGCAAATG ATGAAAATACTGGGCAAGAAGTTCAGCATCTCAAGTACATTCCATTTTCGACATCCCCACCCGTGGGCGAACGCCTAGATCCAAATTCCCAGATGGAACTTGTTGGCCACTCGATT GTTTTGACATCATATCCTTTTTCAGATGCACAATGTTGTCAAATGCTGACTTCATATGGACCACAAACAACG TTACCTCATTTTTATGGACTTCACCATGCTAGGATGCCATTACCCCTTGAAATGGAAGCAGAGCCTGTTTATGTGAACGCAAAGCAGTATCATGGTATCCTGAGGAGAAGACAGTCGCGTGCCAAAGCTGAGCTTGAGAAGAAAGTGATAAAAAGTAGAAAG CCATATCTTCATGAATCCAGACATCTCCATGCTATGAGACGAGCAAGAGGCAGCGGAGGACGTTTCCTGAATACCAAAAAGCCGAACAGTGTTATTTCCAACAAAACTATGGAGGAAGACATCAATTCTAGTATCAACCATGTATCAGAACCTGTCAGTGAGGGTAGATCAAATTACATGGTGGCtaatgaaaatggaatgaAGGATACACTTGATGATCAACAAAAGGAGGACAAAGAGTTCATGCCTCAAAATATGCAGATAACACACGCTTTCTTCAATGGTGGAAAGTCGAATGGCCATGGTTTATCCACATACAATTCAAAACTTGCTGATGAAAGCATACAGGTGAATGCGGCTCCACAGAGGGCCATCCCCATCAAGTGA
- the LOC111779325 gene encoding probable cytokinin riboside 5'-monophosphate phosphoribohydrolase LOGL10 isoform X3: MEGTDLSSTSEQKLGRFKRVCVFCGSKAGYKSTYAEATIELGKILVQRKIDLVYGGGSVGLMGLISQTVFSGGCHVLGVIPKALQIHEISGETVGEVKTVADMHQRKSEMAKHADAFVALPGGYGTMEELLEMITWAQLGIHDKPVGLLNVDGYYDSLLALFDKGVEEGFIDNAARKIVVIANTAEELIQTMEVGRGEGALLEVAELLVGNRFLSEKARKERITHCILAMFCRSMWLSMTRLHPDKDGKWTNYQSLLKVGNP; encoded by the exons ATGGAGGGAACAGATTTATCGTCGACAAGTGAACAGAAATTGGGAAGATTCAAAAGGGTGTGTGTATTCTGTGGCAGCAAAGCTGGATACAAGTCTACATATGCTGAAGCCACCATTGAGCTTGGTAAAATACTG GTTCAGAGAAAAATAGACTTGGTTTATGGGGGAGGAAGTGTGGGCCTAATGGGTTTGATCTCTCAAACTGTGTTCTCTGGAGGCTGCCATGTACTTGG AGTGATTCCCAAGGCACTTCAGATTCATGAG ATATCAGGAGAGACTGTCGGAGAAGTGAAGACAGTAGCAGATATGCACCAAAGGAAGTCAGAAATGGCAAAACATGCTGATGCATTTGTAGCTCTTCCAG GTGGCTATGGAACCATGGAAGAATTGCTAGAGATGATAACTTGGGCTCAGCTAGGAATTCATGACAAGCCA GTAGGATTGCTAAATGTAGATGGGTACTACGACAGCTTGCTTGCCTTATTCGACAAAGGAGTAGAGGAAGGTTTCATAGACAATGCAGCCAGGAAAATAGTGGTAATAGCAAACACAGCAGAGGAACTAATACAGACAATGGAGGTAGGAAGGGGAGAAGGTGCTCTATTAGAGGTTGCTGAATTATTGGTGGGAAACAGATTTTTGTCCGAAAAGGCACGAAAAGAACGGATTACTCATTGTATTTTGGCTATGTTTTGCAGGAGTATGTGGCTGTCCATGACAAGGTTGCACCCAGACAAAGATGGGAAGTGGACCAATTATCAGAGTCTACTCAAAGTGGGCAATCCATGA
- the LOC111779325 gene encoding probable cytokinin riboside 5'-monophosphate phosphoribohydrolase LOGL10 isoform X6: MEGTDLSSTSEQKLGRFKRVCVFCGSKAGYKSTYAEATIELGKILVQRKIDLVYGGGSVGLMGLISQTVFSGGCHVLGVIPKALQIHEISGETVGEVKTVADMHQRKSEMAKHADAFVALPGGYGTMEELLEMITWAQLGIHDKPVGLLNVDGYYDSLLALFDKGVEEGFIDNAARKIVVIANTAEELIQTMEEYVAVHDKVAPRQRWEVDQLSESTQSGQSMRS, from the exons ATGGAGGGAACAGATTTATCGTCGACAAGTGAACAGAAATTGGGAAGATTCAAAAGGGTGTGTGTATTCTGTGGCAGCAAAGCTGGATACAAGTCTACATATGCTGAAGCCACCATTGAGCTTGGTAAAATACTG GTTCAGAGAAAAATAGACTTGGTTTATGGGGGAGGAAGTGTGGGCCTAATGGGTTTGATCTCTCAAACTGTGTTCTCTGGAGGCTGCCATGTACTTGG AGTGATTCCCAAGGCACTTCAGATTCATGAG ATATCAGGAGAGACTGTCGGAGAAGTGAAGACAGTAGCAGATATGCACCAAAGGAAGTCAGAAATGGCAAAACATGCTGATGCATTTGTAGCTCTTCCAG GTGGCTATGGAACCATGGAAGAATTGCTAGAGATGATAACTTGGGCTCAGCTAGGAATTCATGACAAGCCA GTAGGATTGCTAAATGTAGATGGGTACTACGACAGCTTGCTTGCCTTATTCGACAAAGGAGTAGAGGAAGGTTTCATAGACAATGCAGCCAGGAAAATAGTGGTAATAGCAAACACAGCAGAGGAACTAATACAGACAATGGAG GAGTATGTGGCTGTCCATGACAAGGTTGCACCCAGACAAAGATGGGAAGTGGACCAATTATCAGAGTCTACTCAAAGTGGGCAATCCATGAGATCTTAG
- the LOC111779325 gene encoding probable cytokinin riboside 5'-monophosphate phosphoribohydrolase LOGL10 isoform X4 has translation MEGTDLSSTSEQKLGRFKRVCVFCGSKAGYKSTYAEATIELGKILVQRKIDLVYGGGSVGLMGLISQTVFSGGCHVLGYVFIQIYISVYHVANSVVSFMMYRVIPKALQIHEISGETVGEVKTVADMHQRKSEMAKHADAFVALPGGYGTMEELLEMITWAQLGIHDKPVGLLNVDGYYDSLLALFDKGVEEGFIDNAARKIVVIANTAEELIQTMEVGRGEGALLEEYVAVHDKVAPRQRWEVDQLSESTQSGQSMRS, from the exons ATGGAGGGAACAGATTTATCGTCGACAAGTGAACAGAAATTGGGAAGATTCAAAAGGGTGTGTGTATTCTGTGGCAGCAAAGCTGGATACAAGTCTACATATGCTGAAGCCACCATTGAGCTTGGTAAAATACTG GTTCAGAGAAAAATAGACTTGGTTTATGGGGGAGGAAGTGTGGGCCTAATGGGTTTGATCTCTCAAACTGTGTTCTCTGGAGGCTGCCATGTACTTGGGTATgtttttatacaaatttacATTTCTGTTTACCATGTTGCTAATTCTGTTGTTTCATTCATGATGTACAGAGTGATTCCCAAGGCACTTCAGATTCATGAG ATATCAGGAGAGACTGTCGGAGAAGTGAAGACAGTAGCAGATATGCACCAAAGGAAGTCAGAAATGGCAAAACATGCTGATGCATTTGTAGCTCTTCCAG GTGGCTATGGAACCATGGAAGAATTGCTAGAGATGATAACTTGGGCTCAGCTAGGAATTCATGACAAGCCA GTAGGATTGCTAAATGTAGATGGGTACTACGACAGCTTGCTTGCCTTATTCGACAAAGGAGTAGAGGAAGGTTTCATAGACAATGCAGCCAGGAAAATAGTGGTAATAGCAAACACAGCAGAGGAACTAATACAGACAATGGAGGTAGGAAGGGGAGAAGGTGCTCTATTAGAG GAGTATGTGGCTGTCCATGACAAGGTTGCACCCAGACAAAGATGGGAAGTGGACCAATTATCAGAGTCTACTCAAAGTGGGCAATCCATGAGATCTTAG
- the LOC111779325 gene encoding probable cytokinin riboside 5'-monophosphate phosphoribohydrolase LOGL10 isoform X1: protein MEGTDLSSTSEQKLGRFKRVCVFCGSKAGYKSTYAEATIELGKILVQRKIDLVYGGGSVGLMGLISQTVFSGGCHVLGYVFIQIYISVYHVANSVVSFMMYRVIPKALQIHEISGETVGEVKTVADMHQRKSEMAKHADAFVALPGGYGTMEELLEMITWAQLGIHDKPVGLLNVDGYYDSLLALFDKGVEEGFIDNAARKIVVIANTAEELIQTMEVGRGEGALLEVAELLVGNRFLSEKARKERITHCILAMFCRSMWLSMTRLHPDKDGKWTNYQSLLKVGNP, encoded by the exons ATGGAGGGAACAGATTTATCGTCGACAAGTGAACAGAAATTGGGAAGATTCAAAAGGGTGTGTGTATTCTGTGGCAGCAAAGCTGGATACAAGTCTACATATGCTGAAGCCACCATTGAGCTTGGTAAAATACTG GTTCAGAGAAAAATAGACTTGGTTTATGGGGGAGGAAGTGTGGGCCTAATGGGTTTGATCTCTCAAACTGTGTTCTCTGGAGGCTGCCATGTACTTGGGTATgtttttatacaaatttacATTTCTGTTTACCATGTTGCTAATTCTGTTGTTTCATTCATGATGTACAGAGTGATTCCCAAGGCACTTCAGATTCATGAG ATATCAGGAGAGACTGTCGGAGAAGTGAAGACAGTAGCAGATATGCACCAAAGGAAGTCAGAAATGGCAAAACATGCTGATGCATTTGTAGCTCTTCCAG GTGGCTATGGAACCATGGAAGAATTGCTAGAGATGATAACTTGGGCTCAGCTAGGAATTCATGACAAGCCA GTAGGATTGCTAAATGTAGATGGGTACTACGACAGCTTGCTTGCCTTATTCGACAAAGGAGTAGAGGAAGGTTTCATAGACAATGCAGCCAGGAAAATAGTGGTAATAGCAAACACAGCAGAGGAACTAATACAGACAATGGAGGTAGGAAGGGGAGAAGGTGCTCTATTAGAGGTTGCTGAATTATTGGTGGGAAACAGATTTTTGTCCGAAAAGGCACGAAAAGAACGGATTACTCATTGTATTTTGGCTATGTTTTGCAGGAGTATGTGGCTGTCCATGACAAGGTTGCACCCAGACAAAGATGGGAAGTGGACCAATTATCAGAGTCTACTCAAAGTGGGCAATCCATGA
- the LOC111779325 gene encoding probable cytokinin riboside 5'-monophosphate phosphoribohydrolase LOGL10 isoform X2 — MEGTDLSSTSEQKLGRFKRVCVFCGSKAGYKSTYAEATIELGKILVQRKIDLVYGGGSVGLMGLISQTVFSGGCHVLGYVFIQIYISVYHVANSVVSFMMYRVIPKALQIHEISGETVGEVKTVADMHQRKSEMAKHADAFVALPGGYGTMEELLEMITWAQLGIHDKPVGLLNVDGYYDSLLALFDKGVEEGFIDNAARKIVVIANTAEELIQTMEVGRGEGALLEVAELLEYVAVHDKVAPRQRWEVDQLSESTQSGQSMRS; from the exons ATGGAGGGAACAGATTTATCGTCGACAAGTGAACAGAAATTGGGAAGATTCAAAAGGGTGTGTGTATTCTGTGGCAGCAAAGCTGGATACAAGTCTACATATGCTGAAGCCACCATTGAGCTTGGTAAAATACTG GTTCAGAGAAAAATAGACTTGGTTTATGGGGGAGGAAGTGTGGGCCTAATGGGTTTGATCTCTCAAACTGTGTTCTCTGGAGGCTGCCATGTACTTGGGTATgtttttatacaaatttacATTTCTGTTTACCATGTTGCTAATTCTGTTGTTTCATTCATGATGTACAGAGTGATTCCCAAGGCACTTCAGATTCATGAG ATATCAGGAGAGACTGTCGGAGAAGTGAAGACAGTAGCAGATATGCACCAAAGGAAGTCAGAAATGGCAAAACATGCTGATGCATTTGTAGCTCTTCCAG GTGGCTATGGAACCATGGAAGAATTGCTAGAGATGATAACTTGGGCTCAGCTAGGAATTCATGACAAGCCA GTAGGATTGCTAAATGTAGATGGGTACTACGACAGCTTGCTTGCCTTATTCGACAAAGGAGTAGAGGAAGGTTTCATAGACAATGCAGCCAGGAAAATAGTGGTAATAGCAAACACAGCAGAGGAACTAATACAGACAATGGAGGTAGGAAGGGGAGAAGGTGCTCTATTAGAGGTTGCTGAATTATTG GAGTATGTGGCTGTCCATGACAAGGTTGCACCCAGACAAAGATGGGAAGTGGACCAATTATCAGAGTCTACTCAAAGTGGGCAATCCATGAGATCTTAG
- the LOC111779325 gene encoding probable cytokinin riboside 5'-monophosphate phosphoribohydrolase LOGL10 isoform X5, which produces MEGTDLSSTSEQKLGRFKRVCVFCGSKAGYKSTYAEATIELGKILVQRKIDLVYGGGSVGLMGLISQTVFSGGCHVLGYVFIQIYISVYHVANSVVSFMMYRVIPKALQIHEISGETVGEVKTVADMHQRKSEMAKHADAFVALPGGYGTMEELLEMITWAQLGIHDKPVGLLNVDGYYDSLLALFDKGVEEGFIDNAARKIVVIANTAEELIQTMEEYVAVHDKVAPRQRWEVDQLSESTQSGQSMRS; this is translated from the exons ATGGAGGGAACAGATTTATCGTCGACAAGTGAACAGAAATTGGGAAGATTCAAAAGGGTGTGTGTATTCTGTGGCAGCAAAGCTGGATACAAGTCTACATATGCTGAAGCCACCATTGAGCTTGGTAAAATACTG GTTCAGAGAAAAATAGACTTGGTTTATGGGGGAGGAAGTGTGGGCCTAATGGGTTTGATCTCTCAAACTGTGTTCTCTGGAGGCTGCCATGTACTTGGGTATgtttttatacaaatttacATTTCTGTTTACCATGTTGCTAATTCTGTTGTTTCATTCATGATGTACAGAGTGATTCCCAAGGCACTTCAGATTCATGAG ATATCAGGAGAGACTGTCGGAGAAGTGAAGACAGTAGCAGATATGCACCAAAGGAAGTCAGAAATGGCAAAACATGCTGATGCATTTGTAGCTCTTCCAG GTGGCTATGGAACCATGGAAGAATTGCTAGAGATGATAACTTGGGCTCAGCTAGGAATTCATGACAAGCCA GTAGGATTGCTAAATGTAGATGGGTACTACGACAGCTTGCTTGCCTTATTCGACAAAGGAGTAGAGGAAGGTTTCATAGACAATGCAGCCAGGAAAATAGTGGTAATAGCAAACACAGCAGAGGAACTAATACAGACAATGGAG GAGTATGTGGCTGTCCATGACAAGGTTGCACCCAGACAAAGATGGGAAGTGGACCAATTATCAGAGTCTACTCAAAGTGGGCAATCCATGAGATCTTAG
- the LOC111779324 gene encoding actin-related protein 7-like isoform X1 produces the protein MEAAVVDPGSKLLKAGPAIPDQAPSMVIPTHMKRMPEDESVNNNSQFEDVTVDPVVRGFIKDWDAMEDLLHHVLYTGLGWEIGNEGQILFTDPLSTPKAIREQLVQLMFETFNISGFYASEQAVLSLYAVGRISGCTVDIGHGKIDIAPIIEGAVHHIASRRLEIGGIDLTRLLAQELGKSHPMANINTADVEKIKELYACCAEDELAYSKIGGSCQLETHTLPDGQVITIGKERYTVGEALFQPQILGLDSHGIVEQLVRTISTVSSDNHRQLLENTVICGGTSSMTGFEERFQKEAGLCSSAVRPALVKAPEYMPENLSLYSAWIGGAILAKVVFPQNQHITKPDYDENGPSIVHRKCF, from the exons ATGGAAGCCGCCGTGGTCGACCCTGGTTCCAAGCTTCTGAAGGCCGGACCTGCCATTCCGGATCAGGCTCCCTCTATG GTAATTCCTACCCACATGAAACGTATGCCTGAGGATGAATcggtaaataataattcacaATTTGAGGACGTGACTGTTGATCCAGTTGTTCGGGGGTTTATTAAGGATTGGGATGCTATGGAGGATTTATTGCACCATGTTTTATATACTGGACTTGGATGGGAAATTGGCAATGAAGGACAGATATTGTTTACGGATCCACTTTCTACCCCCAAG GCTATCAGAGAACAGTTGGTGCAATTGATGTTTGAGACATTCAACATCTCAGGGTTTTATGCATCTGAACAAGCTGTATTGTCACTTTATGCAGTAGGGCGTATATCAGGATGCACTGTTGATATTGGTCATGGGAAAATAG ATATTGCACCAATAATTGAAGGAGCTGTTCATCACATTGCATCACGAAGACTTGAAATCGGAGGTATCGACTTGACAAGGTTACTTGCACAAGAACTTGGAAAATCTCACCCAATGGCGAATATCAACACAGCTGAtgttgagaaaataaaagaattgtaTGCTTGTTGTGCTGAAGATGAGTTGGCTTATTCAAAAATTGGTGGTTCATGCCAGCTTGAGACACACACCCTTCCAGATGGGCAG GTAATAACAATTGGAAAAGAGAGATATACTGTTGGTGAGGCATTATTCCAACCACAAATTTTGGGTTTGGACTCGCATGGAATTGTCGAGCAGCTTGTTCGGACTATTTCAACCGTTTCATCTGATAACCACCGACAACTACTGGAAAATACTGTTATATGTGGAGGCACTTCTTCAATGACCG GCTTTGAAGAAAGATTTCAGAAAGAAGCAGGTCTCTGTTCATCTGCTGTTCGTCCTGCTCTTGTGAAG gcTCCAGAATACATGCCAGAGAATTTATCCTTGTATTCAGCATGGATTGGAGGCGCTATACTTGCCAAGGTTGTCTTCCCCCAAAATCAGCATATAACTAAGCCAGACTATGATGAAAATGGGCCTTCAATCGTTCATCGGAAATGCTTCTAA
- the LOC111779324 gene encoding actin-related protein 7-like isoform X2, with protein MEAAVVDPGSKLLKAGPAIPDQAPSMAIREQLVQLMFETFNISGFYASEQAVLSLYAVGRISGCTVDIGHGKIDIAPIIEGAVHHIASRRLEIGGIDLTRLLAQELGKSHPMANINTADVEKIKELYACCAEDELAYSKIGGSCQLETHTLPDGQVITIGKERYTVGEALFQPQILGLDSHGIVEQLVRTISTVSSDNHRQLLENTVICGGTSSMTGFEERFQKEAGLCSSAVRPALVKAPEYMPENLSLYSAWIGGAILAKVVFPQNQHITKPDYDENGPSIVHRKCF; from the exons ATGGAAGCCGCCGTGGTCGACCCTGGTTCCAAGCTTCTGAAGGCCGGACCTGCCATTCCGGATCAGGCTCCCTCTATG GCTATCAGAGAACAGTTGGTGCAATTGATGTTTGAGACATTCAACATCTCAGGGTTTTATGCATCTGAACAAGCTGTATTGTCACTTTATGCAGTAGGGCGTATATCAGGATGCACTGTTGATATTGGTCATGGGAAAATAG ATATTGCACCAATAATTGAAGGAGCTGTTCATCACATTGCATCACGAAGACTTGAAATCGGAGGTATCGACTTGACAAGGTTACTTGCACAAGAACTTGGAAAATCTCACCCAATGGCGAATATCAACACAGCTGAtgttgagaaaataaaagaattgtaTGCTTGTTGTGCTGAAGATGAGTTGGCTTATTCAAAAATTGGTGGTTCATGCCAGCTTGAGACACACACCCTTCCAGATGGGCAG GTAATAACAATTGGAAAAGAGAGATATACTGTTGGTGAGGCATTATTCCAACCACAAATTTTGGGTTTGGACTCGCATGGAATTGTCGAGCAGCTTGTTCGGACTATTTCAACCGTTTCATCTGATAACCACCGACAACTACTGGAAAATACTGTTATATGTGGAGGCACTTCTTCAATGACCG GCTTTGAAGAAAGATTTCAGAAAGAAGCAGGTCTCTGTTCATCTGCTGTTCGTCCTGCTCTTGTGAAG gcTCCAGAATACATGCCAGAGAATTTATCCTTGTATTCAGCATGGATTGGAGGCGCTATACTTGCCAAGGTTGTCTTCCCCCAAAATCAGCATATAACTAAGCCAGACTATGATGAAAATGGGCCTTCAATCGTTCATCGGAAATGCTTCTAA